In a genomic window of Phragmites australis chromosome 14, lpPhrAust1.1, whole genome shotgun sequence:
- the LOC133891539 gene encoding uncharacterized protein LOC133891539, protein MADTVQYRLERMTDELDDLERRGLFTRAELADIVRRRRDLEFRLRRHSPLRADFLDYIAYELRLDALRNLRKRAIVRAAASEDNHDNGHDDKGGRKREKKNNKWKKSISDVSGVLRVLDIYRMATVRFKGDLDLWFRYLEFCRDKRHGRMKQVLAQAIRYHPKAPGLWIYAAAWEFDQNLNVAAARALMLSGLRSCPESEDMWIEYLRMELTYLNKLKARKVALGEDVKMLQKNDNDAGQWKEENKELFMSLNEQGEGPEESGSTGVALEEKEDQFWQQGLLIIQTIYHGAVEALPSSLTLRKKFLEILNSVELVHSDELKLEIMDDLKKDFSHNEGYWDWFARLQLSGLTNSSNSNRKDALSNKLNKSIQVYDEAVRRLPTSKMYTLYAKFWMDALYPDREESVALFQGAEFDASEFTSSILEVYENAESCGCLNDDLACQYISLCLKLERSEEAKNLAEKLCSGPLSNAANLWSLRASMEINSFATATGSSSFSKENLSSLFDLFSTVLSKLSITEAEGLWHMAMKLFCHEKNYLEKLVKCAMLSLSLAGGSDCGASVSSAIVGWYLQRDGMKQARKMYKRFLALPRPSLKFFQYCIELEANLASLGDHDALANARKLYDSAIDLCPHERELWRNYYNLELKVGTSEAANAVYWRARKVLNDSTALATPRS, encoded by the exons ATGGCGGACACGGTGCAGTACCGCCTCGAGCGGATGACAGACGAGCTCGACGACCTCGAGCGCAGGGGCCTCTTCACCCGCGCCGAGCTCGCCGACatcgtccgccgccgccgcgactTGGAGTTCCGACTTCGACGCCACTCCCCGCTCCGCGCCGACTTCCTCGACTACATCGCCTACGAGCTCCGCCTCGACGCGCTGCGCAACCTCCGCAAGCGCGCAATCGTACGCGCCGCCGCATCCGAAGACAACCACGACAACGGACACGACGACAAGGGAGGCAGAAAGAGGGAAAAGAAGAATAACAAGTGGAAGAAATCCATCTCCGACGTCTCGGGGGTCCTCCGAGTCCTCGACATCTACAGGATGGCGACCGTCAGGTTCAAGGGCGACCTCGACCTCTGGTTCCGATACCTCGAGTTCTGCCGCGACAAGCGACACGGCAGGATGAAGCAG GTTCTGGCACAAGCTATTCGCTACCATCCCAAGGCTCCTGGGCTTTGGATCTATGCGGCAGCATGGGAATTCGATCAGAACCTGAATGTTGCTGCAGCACGTGCACTCATGCTGAGTGGTCTCAGATCTTGTCCAGAATCAGAGGACATGTGGATTGAGTATCTTCGCATGGAGCTTACCTATCTTAACAAGCTTAAAGCTCGAAAGGTAGCTCTTGGAGAGGATGTCAAGATGCTGCAAAAGAACGATAATGATGCAGGTCAATGGAAAGAGGAAAACAAAGAACTGTTCATGTCACTGAATGAACAAGGTGAAGGTCCTGAGGAGTCTGGCTCAACTGGAGTTGCTCTGGAGGAGAAGGAAGACCAGTTTTGGCAGCAAGGATTGTTAATCATTCAGACCATATACCATGGTGCTGTGGAAGCCCTTCCATCAAGCTTAACCTTACGGAAGAAATTCTTGGAGATATTAAACAGTGTTGAATTGGTGCATTCTGATGAGTTGAAGCTAGAGATCATGGATGACCTGAAGAAAGATTTCTCTCATAATGAGGGCTACTGGGATTGGTTTGCTAGGCTTCAGCTTAGTGGCTTAACTAATTCCAGTAATTCGAACAGAAAGGATGCTTTATCGAATAAGTTGAACAAATCAATTCAG GTGTATGATGAAGCTGTCAGAAGGCTGCCTACTTCCAAAATGTACACCCTGTATGCAAAGTTTTGGATGGATGCTCTATACCCCGATAGAGAAGAGTCTGTTGCATTATTCCAGGGTGCTGAATTTGATGCTTCAGAGTTCACTTCATCTATACTAGAAGTATATGAAAATGCTGAATCATGTGGGTGTCTTAATGACGATCTCGCTTGCCAATATATATCACTTTGTTTGAAACTTGAAAGATCGGAGGAAGCTAAGAATCTTGCAGAAAAGCTTTGCAGTGGTCCTCTGTCAAATGCTGCAAATTTGTGGAGTCTGAGAGCTTCTATGGAGATAAATTCGTTTGCTACTGCTACTGGCAGTTCTTCCTTCAGCAAGGAGAACTTGAGTTCTCTATTTGATCTATTTAGTACTGTACTTTCTAAGTTGTCCATAACTGAGGCTGAGGGATTGTGGCATATG GCCATGAAATTGTTTTGTCATGAGAAGAACTATTTAGAGAAGCTGGTGAAGTGCGCAATGCTATCGTTAAGTTTGGCTGGTGGGAGTGATTGTGGAGCTTCAGTTTCTTCTGCTATCGTAGGATGGTATTTGCAAAGAGATGGTATGAAGCAAGCTAGGAAGATGTATAAAAG ATTCCTGGCTTTACCCCGTCCGAGCCTCAAGTTCTTCCAGTACTGCATAGAGCTGGAAGCTAACCTTGCATCACTCGGAGACCATGATGCCCTTGCAAATGCTCGAAAGCTTTATGATTCAGCAATCGATCTCTGTCCCCATGAAAGAGAACTATGGAGAAACTACTACAACCTGGAATTGAAG GTGGGAACATCAGAAGCTGCAAACGCTGTATACTGGCGTGCTCGTAAGGTGCTCAATGATTCGACTGCCCTGGCCACTCCTCGTAGCTAA
- the LOC133891540 gene encoding dirigent protein 1-like — MATAKQQLQLLVTVVLALLLAGDVVSARRRPVHLRLYMHDIIGGPERTAIRLIWGVGPPHTSMPGRCFGDTVAIDDLVTEGPGIDSKAVGRAQGTYMLTSQHESVIVVAITVVLTEGPYNGSTIVVAGRDRIHDETRELAVVGGTGQLRQAAGYVLWTTAKLESKLHMVLELDVHASVPANAAAARGHSSLASE, encoded by the coding sequence ATGGCCACAGCAAAGCAGCAACTGCAGCTTCTCGTCACAGTAGTACTCGCTCTCTTACTCGCCGGGGACGTGGTCTCCGCCCGTCGGCGACCGGTGCACCTGCGGCTCTACATGCACGACATCATCGGCGGGCCGGAGCGGACGGCCATCCGGCTCATCTGGGGAGTCGGGCCGCCGCATACGTCCATGCCGGGCAGATGCTTCGGCGACACGGTGGCGATCGACGACCTCGTCACGGAGGGCCCCGGCATCGACTCCAAAGCCGTCGGCCGGGCGCAGGGGACGTACATGCTGACCTCCCAGCACGAGTCGGTGATCGTGGTGGCCATCACCGTCGTGCTCACCGAGGGCCCCTACAACGGCAGCACCATCGTCGTGGCCGGCCGCGACCGCATCCATGATGAGACGAGGGAGCTCGCGGTGGTCGGCGGGACGGGTCAGCTCCGGCAGGCCGCCGGTTACGTGCTGTGGACGACGGCCAAGCTGGAGTCGAAGCTGCATATGGTGCTGGAGCTGGACGTGCACGCGTCTGTGCCGGCGaacgctgctgctgctcgcggCCATTCGTCACTTGCGAGCGAGTAA
- the LOC133890960 gene encoding dirigent protein 1-like — protein MTHLSIKPLEHHHLHSLYLHPLLAVADFHFSSSPAHNPSIMAAMAAALLVILLFVAPAAHGTTHLNFFMHDIVTGSNPTAVQVIKVPGSSTAPSLGMSFGDTSVMDDLLTETSSATSAAVGRMQGFYMLSSQSGAVLMVCGNLLLTSGDYNGSTIAVMGRDDTAADVRELAVVGGTGKFRMASGYVLWKTSSMNGPDATVELDLYVSTSNDTTTIDGDGGSGSKATSGAVRVYAGGWVNACVVAVVVAVVGSYRVW, from the coding sequence ATGACGCATCTATCTATTAAACCTCTTGAGCACCACCACCTGCATTCTCTGTATCTGCATCCTCTGCTCGCAGTCGCAGATTTTCATTTCTCTAGCTCCCCAGCCCACAATCCATCCATCATGGCAGCGATGGCCGCCGCCctcctcgtcatcctcctcttcgTGGCGCCGGCGGCCCATGGTACTACGCACCTCAACTTCTTCATGCACGACATCGTGACCGGCAGCAACCCGACGGCGGTGCAGGTCATCAAGGTCCCGGGCTCCTCCACGGCCCCGTCCCTGGGCATGTCCTTCGGCGACACCAGCGTCATGGACGACCTGCTCACCGAGacctcctccgccacctccgccgccgtcggccgcATGCAGGGCTTCTACATGCTCTCCTCCCAGTCAGGCGCCGTCCTCATGGTGTGCGGCAACCTGCTGCTCACCTCCGGGGACTACAACGGCAGCACCATCGCTGTCATGGGCCGCGACGACACCGCGGCGGACGTGCGGGAGCTCGCCGTGGTCGGTGGGACGGGGAAGTTCAGGATGGCGAGTGGGTACGTGCTGTGGAAGACGAGCAGCATGAATGGCCCCGACGCCACCGTCGAGCTCGACTTGTACGTCTCCACCTCCAAcgacaccaccaccatcgacggcgacggcgggtcCGGGTCGAAGGCGACCTCGGGCGCCGTGAGAGTCTACGCCGGCGGGTGGGTCAATGCGTGCGTCGTCGCCGTTGTCGTTGCGGTCGTTGGCTCCTACCGCGTTTGGTGA